DNA sequence from the Nitrospirae bacterium CG2_30_53_67 genome:
GGTCTTTACGCTGTGTTCGGGATAATTCGGAAAGATCCAGCCGCTGAACAGGATACTTTCTCCTTCCTTGCCCATGACATAGACAGCCGGATTGATCATCTCATCGGAGCGCTGCGCGACATGCCCGTTCATAATTGTAAAATCAGGGACAAAGCTTTTCACCAGGATTTCGGTCCCGGTTCCTTGAATGGTAAAAGAACCGTCAACAGGCGTACGATAATCCTGCGGCGGAAGACCGGGAGAAGAGACCGACAGCGCCACCTGGCCCGGCTTCCCGGTCCGGCCGTAACTGGACTGATAGAAATAGATCTTGTCCACAATGAGCGGATTGTTGACCTCGATGGTTTTTTTCGCGATCTCCTTGCCGTCGCGCATCACGGCCAGATCGCTTGTATAGTCCTTTGGACGGCCTGTGTTCGGATAGTAGCTGAGAGAAAAATCATCGCATCGAATGGAAAAGGGTAAACTTTTGAATTTCTTGCCGTCGTTGATCATCTCTGCCTGTCCCGCCTGCTCACCTTTGGAAAACATGGCTCGCAGAGAAGCCGGAACCGTATCGATCATTCTATCCTCTCTGAGGTACATCTGGTTTGTGGTCTCGCCTTCTTCGATGGCCATGTACCCCTTGAATCCGAAGATGCTGCCGATGATGGCGCCAATAAAGATGACCACAATGCTCGTATGGGTAATGTAGACACCGAACCGGCTGATGAGCCACTGGTTCAAAAAGAGATGAATAGCCCCATCTTGTTCCGTGCGTATCACCCTGCCTCGGAAGTTCAAGAGTACGACATAGGAGATCGGAACCACGATAAAAGCGATGAACTCCAGAGGGCTCATCGGATATTTCAGGGTAAGAAAGACGGCAAGAACCATAGAGAGGATATCCGTCAGGATGATCCACGGGGGGATCCGGATGTCATGCCGCAGGAGACGTTCAACCTGATCCTGGGGGTTCCCTTCCATCCTGAACGTTTCGGTAAAGGGATAATGCTTCTCTTCCCCCTTTTCAAGGATGGGTTTGATGCTGTGTGCAAATCGGATGACTCTGGGCAGCCTTTCGATGGTGCATACGATCAGGTTCAGAAGAAGGAGAAGAATAATGGTCAGGAACCAAGGGGTATGGTACATGTCAAAGAGGCCCAGCAAATTAAAGACCTGGATCGTGGTCTCACTGTAATCCCGGGCATACTTTGCCGGATCAGCCCCCTGCTCAATGATGGTCCCTGCAATCGAAACAAGACCCAGGGCGATGAAGAGGAATACGGTCAGTTTGATTGAATTGAATGAATCATAGACACTTGAGATAACCCCGCTCTTTTTATTGGATCGGTCTTTCCCCCCGGACTGCGGCTGATCTGCTTGTTTTTCCAAGTCACCTCCTGAAGAAAATATTCAGAACAAATTATATCTTTAATGGGTTCTCCCTGTCAAACATTTTTAAGGAGCAGGCGTCCTGTGCCGCGAACGACATCTCTGACCGGGCTGCCCTTCCTTTGATTTGTCTTGGCGCATGAGATGTGTTATGATCCAGCAGTCAGGGAGGGACAAGAGAGATGGATGAGATCCATACGATTCAGACCAGCAGCCGGATCGAGATGGTTGACATCACCCCGATGATTCATCGGATGGTGGAGAGGTCGGGCGTGAAAAACGGCCTATGCGTCATCTATATTCCACATACCACGGCTGCAGTGACCATCAATGAGAATGCCGATCCGGATGTGAAGATGGACTTGTTGCAGCATTTATCCTCCCTGATCCCGGTAACAGGAGGCTACAGGCACATGGAAGGAAATGCCGATGCCCACATCAAGGCCGCTCTTATCGGGTCTTCTGAAACGATCCTGATTGTGAATGGGCGTTTGATATTGGGGGCTTGGCAATCGGTTTTCTTCTGCGAATTTGATGGTCCAAGAACCCGGAAATACCATGTCAAGGTGATAGAAGGGTGATCCCCCCGGAATTTCCGGGGGGATCACGATTTCATTCTGATGCGACGGCTTCGGTGGGGCAGACTTCAGCGCAGTTGCCGCAATCCGAACATTTGGCCGGGTCGATCACATAGATATCGCCTTCGGAAATTGCCTCTTCAGGGCATTCCGGAAGGCAGGTTCCACATGCAACGCATTCTTCAGTAATACGATGAGCCATTTTCTTCCCTCCTTTCATTCATACAGTCAATCAGATCCTTCCGGCGATTTAAGGACATCAGCAAGAGACGCCTGATTGAAACCGAAAGAGATCATGGATCAAACGGATTCAACACCCACCACTCCTGGAACCTCTTTTTTCAGGAGCTGTTCGATGCCGTTTTTTAATGTCATCTGGGACATGGGGCAGCCCCCGCATGCGCCGGTCAGACGTACCTTAACCAGGCCGTCCACCACGTCAACCAAGTCCACGTTTCCTCCATCCCGCTTAAGAGAGGGGCGGATTTTTTCCAAAGCCTTTTCAATCTCTTCTCTCATGATTTAATCCTCCTCAAAATGTCCGGATACAAAACCATACTAAATATATTATCTTATTATTGAATTGTCAAGGGCTATCTGAGGTCCTATGAAAAGGAATCCCTTCGTAGCGGTCACCCGTCAGGTGAGTAAAAGCAATCTGGTCAAATAGTTTTCCGGCGGAAAATATATCCGAGGCAGATTGAACCATCCCGAGCTTATTGAAATAAAGGTTCCGACTGACATCAAAACGGTCAAATTCAAAAGTGCCGTCTTTGAGAAGGATTTTTTCTGGTTCTGCATGTCCAGCGGTTCTTTGGCATCCCTCCCAGGTCAGAATCACGGAAACACCCTGGATCTTGGATGCTCCCAGCAAATAGAAGGAAAACCTCCGGCTATATAGAGACCTGATCATCTGATCAGCCAGAATTTCATCAATAGAATGGGGGTCTTGCTGCATGATTTTTGAAAGCCGTCCCGGATGAATCTTCAAAGAGATGACGAGGTAATGGTTCTCCTCGTCCATGTATGCCCCATGATACAAGAAATCCTGGAAGGTATCCTGTAAAAACTCCTGGATGGTTTCTTCGTCACCTTTCTTTTCATAGGAAACGGCAAATGCCGATTGGATATTTAAAAAAACAAGGAAGAAAAGGAAAACCGGGAATATGGACCGGCTATGGTTTGACGGGTTTGTATTTTTTATATGCATCTATTCAAAACACCCCAACTGGCAGCGGCTGATTTTAATATGAATTCGATTACAGACCTCGCCGACTCTTTGTCTGGATACGTTCTCCTGTAGAGCGATCTGAAATGCCGTTTTACAAGGGAGACGGCCGTTTTCCAATTGGCTCTTGATGACCTCTTCCAATTTTTTTTCCAAGTCCGGATGCAGTAATTCCATATTTTTTAACCTGCACAATTTCTAAAAAAAATAATATATCAAAATCAAATGTCCATTTGCAAGATGATTTTTCATCCCGGGTGTGCGACAAATTTATGGGTAAATATTTCTCTAAGAGCGTCATTCCCCGACTGGATCGGGGGAACGGACAATGACAAACATATGTAACCCTGATTTGTACCCGCAAATTTGTCGCAGACCCTTCCATCCTTGATAATTTTCCATCCTTAATCCCGATATAAAAATTCCAATTGGGGGGATTCCTAAAAGTGGAAGAAGTCTTTTTTTTATTTTATCATTCACTTGACAAAATTTCGCATCAGGGTAAAATGGTTGCAAACTTTTTTATTTTCCAAAGAAATAACCCATTATTTTAAACATACTCATTGAAAGGGGGTGAAGGGGATGAAACCATTCATGGAAACGGTAAGTCTTATCGTCGTCGGGCTTTTTATATCAGGATGCGCGGTTTATACGCCTAAAGACATCCAGTCCGTAGAACAGTTGGTCTCCGAGGCTGCTTCCGCCGGGGCGGAGAAGAAGGCAGCCTATGAGTATTACAGCGCCGTGGAACATCTGAACGTCGCAAAGGATGAACTCTCTGAGGCGGACGACAAGAACGCCAAGGTATTCGGCGAAAAGGCTCAAGCCATGGCTGAAAAGGCCATACAGAAATCTAAATAAAGGAGGTGATGACGATGTCCGTTAAAAGAATTTTTTTATTGTTTATTACGGGATTTTCTCTGATGTTGTTCGGTTGTACTTCGATGGCCACCAAACAGGCCATACAGGGTGATTACGATAATGCGCTTCGAGTCTTTCATGCGCTTCCTGCCAATGCAAAGGAATGCGCTCCTCAGGAATATGCCAAATCCGAAGCCACCCTGGCGCATGTGGAAGAAGAATTATCGGAAAACCATTGGAGCTTCGCAAGAAAATATATTCCCATGGCCGATGAACAGGTTCGGGATACGGCGGCGGCAGTGAAAAGGAGATGTCCTGAAACGGCAAAGGAATCGCCTCCACCTCCTCCGGCTGAAAAGCCTGCCTTTATTCTTGAAGGGATCACCTTTGATTTTAACAAGGCGACCATCAGGCCTTCTTCTGAGCCTACCCTGAAAGAGGCCGGCTCGGTCATGCAGAGGTTCTCTTCGGTTAAGGTCCGGATTGAAGGACATACCGACAGTATCGGTTCTGAGAAATACAATCAGAACCTCTCAGAAAGAAGGGCGAACGCGGTAAAAGATTACCTGGTGAAAAACTTCGAGATTGATCCGAGCCGCATTGAAACAGTGGGGTTCGGAAAAAGCAAGCCCCTCGCGGATAACAAGACCGATGAAGGTCGTGCCAAGAATCGCAGGATCGAATTCGTGGTCACGGCTCAATAGGCTTACAGGTCCGGAGGGGAGGGGACTTCCCTCCGGGCATCTGTTTTATTTTTCAAGGACGAGATTGACATCACTGATCAGGTTCGAAAGTTTTTTACCATCCTGGGATACTCGATCTTCACCCTGAGCAGAGAAGGGGATCATGCCCTCCTTCTCTCTATAGACGTTGTAGATCCCTTTCGGTCCCGAATTAAGGAACAAAAGCGCATAGTCTCCCTTGTTCAGAACGGGTGAATGGGTCCTGACCTGTTTCATCCCGTTTATACATCCTCCCCATGTCTCAATGGTCACCGTATCTCCGGGCCGGATTCGGCCCTTAACATTTTTTTCTACCAGGAATTTTGTATGGGTGATGATATTCATGCTGGTCTCGGCCCAACAACACTGGTTCACCAGAACCTTTCCGAAGATGATGACCTCTGAGTTTCTGCTCAGGGCATCGAGGTCTGTTGACCACGAGAGGGTCGGGGAACTGAGGCATAAGGAAACAAGGAGCAGAGAAAGGGACAGAGAGAAGCGATTTGATCGGGATGTCGTCGGGTTAAAAATGCTGTAAAACGGAGATAAAATGCTTAAATAGCTCATTTTGAACCTTTTTAATTCCTAATTAAATTATAAACCTATCAATTCAACTCTGTCAAAACAAAATTTGATTTTTAAACCTTTTCAGCGCAGAATACGTTTTTGTTTTTATGGACCCGTACCTCGACGATGATCAGGAATCGCTCAATCTGATAAAACATTATGCTTCGTAATTTTTACGAGAAATTTGCATCTCTGGATGCCTTGCTTGCGTTGCTTTCCGGCGTGCTCATGGCCTTGTCATTTCCAAAGGCCGAGTTCTCATCGTTTGCATTTTTTTCCCTTATTCCACTTCTTTATGCCCTGCATCGGCCGCAGAAAAGGTTGACGGCCTTGACTTGCGGAATGATTACAGGGTTTGTTTTTTTCATGGGGACGCTTTACTGGGTGACCTACACCATGGAAAACTATGGGCAGATCCCAAAGAGTTTAAGCCTTTTTATTCTGGTGGTTCTTTCGCTTTATCTTTCTTTTTATCCCGGTCTTTTTGCCTGGGGTGTGAATCGGATGCAGAAGACCGGCATCCCTTTACTGATCGGCGCTCCGTCACTCTGGACAGCCTTGGAGTATGCCCGAGGGCATTTGTTGACCGGTTTTCCCTGGGCGCTCCTCGGTTATACCCAGTACAAAAATCTTCTGATGATCCAGATGGCCGACATCACCGGGGTATACGGCGTGAGCTTTCTGCTGGTCATGATCAATACTGTTTTTGTTATGATGCTTATCGGAATGAGGAATTCTTTTTCCGTCCGGTCGTTTTTTTCTCATTGGATCACCCCTGTCGTTATCCTCGGCCTGTCCGCCTCATACGGCGCTTTCAGACTGCATGAGATCCATTCGGCAGAACACAAACCATGGATCAGGATCGGGGTGGTGCAGGGCAATATTGATCAGAACCGGAAATGGGATGCCGCCTCACGGGAGCAGATCATGGCTGTCCATACGCGCCTGACGCGGCGCGCTTCTCAAGAGAAACCTGACCTCATCTTGTGGCCGGAGGCCTCGGTTCCATTTTTTTTCATGGCCGACAAGGAGTACCAGTCGCAGATTCTGGGTTTGATTGATGATTTGGGGGTGGATATCCTTTTTGGAAGTCCGGACTATACGGTCGATCAAGGCGTGAGCCGATTCTATAACAGCGCATTCCTGGTCTCACCGGGGGCAAGGCTCAAAGGAAAGTATGACAAGATCCATCTGGTCCCCTTTGGAGAGTATGTCCCGCTTCGAAAGGCGCTCTTTTTCATCAAACCCATTGTGGATCAGATCGGTGATATCACGCCCGGAAACCAGATCACCCTGATGCAGGCAGGAGAAGGCCTTTGCGGCACCCCGATTTGTTTTGAAATCATTTTCCCGGATCTTGTGCGGAAGTTCGTGCTTAAGGGCGCGGATTTCATCGCGACCTTGACCAATGACGACTGGTTCGGACGCTCCTCGGCGCCTTACCAGCACTTTTCCATGGCCGTGTTCAGGGCCGTGGAGAACCGGGTCCCTGTGGTCCGCTCTGCAAACAGCGGGATCTCCGGCGTCATTGCGCAGGACGGCAGGATCGTCAGGCAGACGGATATCTTTGTGGAGGATGCCTTTACAGAGGATTTGACTCGGCTGAAAACGGGAAAGACGTTTTATACCCGTTTCGGAGATCTTTTTACTTTCTTGTGCATTGCCGCGGCCGTTTCATCACTTTGCGGTCCGTGGATCAGAAGGCGCGTGAGAGGGAAAAACTTCAGGGATCTTACAACCCCAGACAGTCGAGATTGATGAACTGTGAAATAAGCTCAGCGGATTTTTCAATAAATTCCTCATCCAATAGTGAATCTTCAATATAAGGCTTGACCCCGAGGAATGGAACACCGGACAGATTCTCAATGATCAGGGGGCTCTTTTCTTCGGCGATTTTGATCTTGTCATTACGCCGGTTGATCATGAAGCCGAGAACCTGAAGCCCAACGCTTTGCGCGTATCGAAGCGATAACAGGGAATGGTTGATGGTTCCCAGATCGGGACGCGCTACGAGAATGACAGGAAGCTCCAGGATCTGAATCAGATCGGAGACTAAGAATCGGCGATAAATGGGGACCATCAACCCGCCGGCCCCTTCGACCACCATGAATTCGTGCCTGCTTTGAAGCTGGAGATAGGAGTGCAGGATGTACTCCTCCATGATCTCCACGCCCTCCATGTCTGCCGCTTCAGAAGGGGCGATCGAGGCCTTCAAGGTATAAGGGGTGATCAGAATCCTTCTGTCCTTGGCGTGTGCAGCCTTGATCAGAAATTCCGAATCTGTGGGGATGAGGCCCTTGGGACCCATGGCACACCCGGTCTCTACAGGCTTCATGACGCCCACGTCCACACCTCGGTTTAAAAGGATGCGGGCGAGAGCCGCTGCGAAAATGGTCTTTCCAACGCCGGTATCCGTTCCTGTGATGAATACCCCTTGGTGCTGCATACGTGTGAGCCTTGCATAGTGGCCCTATTCGTAAATACGGTGGCATTCGAGTGCCGCAGGGCGGCCTTCTCTCCGTTCCGCTCCTTGCGGTGTACCAGAGGGGTACGCCTCAGTCGCGCGCGGAGATGAGACCGCCCTGCGACCCTCTCGGTGCGTCACCATATTTATGAACAGGACCACTTAGGTTCTCTTTAGAAGAAGGTGAGCAATTCCGGACAAAATCAAGTTTCTATCGAGGCTCCACTTCCTGCTGCAGTCTTTGTATCTCTTTTTTGATCAGCACTTCAGCAAGATCGGGTATGACATCCCATGCGATTCGCTCAATGATTTCGGATGCCATCTTGTTGACCATATCGGCAAGTATTCTCCGGACCGTTTCTTCATCGAGAGACGGCGCGGGTCCGGAGGCCACCCTGTCCTGAAGGGGTTTCTCCACCACTTCCTTGGAAATCGCTTCAGGCTCGCCCCCGAAGGTGGTGAGTTCCGGAGACCATTCCGACGTGGTTGCGCCCCGTGTCGGGAAGACGTCCTCGAAGGATTCCCCGGCATCTTCAGAAAAAGCGGCGGCAGCGGGTTTCCCCTCGATGGGTTTTACCGAAGAAGTTTCGCGTTCTTCTTCCACCGCGCGGATGATTTCATCATCTGATAGGTCTGTTTGCGGTTCTTCAGAGGAGGATGAAGTCCCGGCGGATTCATCCTCGGCCATGAAGGCGTCCAAATCCACGGCATGGGTTTCAACCCGGAACGGTTTTTCTTCCCGGACCTCTTCGAGTTTAAGAAGATCGGGTCCCTCTGCATACTCCTCGGGGATCTCGTAAAGATTCACCTCTTCCTCATCGACGAGTTCTTCGTCGATTTCCTGCGTTTCGGAAGAGGTTGAAAGCTCATCATACATGGGATACTTTTCCTCGGAAGGCGTTCGAAGATCATCGGTTGTTTTTGTTTCCGCAGGTTCAGAAATATTTTCAAGAGATTCAGGAGAGATTTCTTCCGGAACCGTCTGCTCGAAGGTTTCCGTAATGAGTTCTTCGGCGGTTTTCTCTCCGGGCGTGACAGAGGAATCCA
Encoded proteins:
- a CDS encoding ferredoxin, encoding MAHRITEECVACGTCLPECPEEAISEGDIYVIDPAKCSDCGNCAEVCPTEAVASE
- a CDS encoding apolipoprotein N-acyltransferase, with the translated sequence MLRNFYEKFASLDALLALLSGVLMALSFPKAEFSSFAFFSLIPLLYALHRPQKRLTALTCGMITGFVFFMGTLYWVTYTMENYGQIPKSLSLFILVVLSLYLSFYPGLFAWGVNRMQKTGIPLLIGAPSLWTALEYARGHLLTGFPWALLGYTQYKNLLMIQMADITGVYGVSFLLVMINTVFVMMLIGMRNSFSVRSFFSHWITPVVILGLSASYGAFRLHEIHSAEHKPWIRIGVVQGNIDQNRKWDAASREQIMAVHTRLTRRASQEKPDLILWPEASVPFFFMADKEYQSQILGLIDDLGVDILFGSPDYTVDQGVSRFYNSAFLVSPGARLKGKYDKIHLVPFGEYVPLRKALFFIKPIVDQIGDITPGNQITLMQAGEGLCGTPICFEIIFPDLVRKFVLKGADFIATLTNDDWFGRSSAPYQHFSMAVFRAVENRVPVVRSANSGISGVIAQDGRIVRQTDIFVEDAFTEDLTRLKTGKTFYTRFGDLFTFLCIAAAVSSLCGPWIRRRVRGKNFRDLTTPDSRD
- a CDS encoding dethiobiotin synthase, with protein sequence MQHQGVFITGTDTGVGKTIFAAALARILLNRGVDVGVMKPVETGCAMGPKGLIPTDSEFLIKAAHAKDRRILITPYTLKASIAPSEAADMEGVEIMEEYILHSYLQLQSRHEFMVVEGAGGLMVPIYRRFLVSDLIQILELPVILVARPDLGTINHSLLSLRYAQSVGLQVLGFMINRRNDKIKIAEEKSPLIIENLSGVPFLGVKPYIEDSLLDEEFIEKSAELISQFINLDCLGL